A stretch of Pseudochaenichthys georgianus chromosome 2, fPseGeo1.2, whole genome shotgun sequence DNA encodes these proteins:
- the LOC117460214 gene encoding inosine-uridine preferring nucleoside hydrolase-like, with product MKKKLILDVDTGVDDAHAIMMALAAPDVEVLGITCCHGNTPLDNVLKNTLRVLQAAGRLDIPVYAGCEKPLLARKQHAGDYHGKDGLGDVPDPNAPGLEMLHKKNAVKAMIKMINENPGEVTLVATAPLTNLAVAVQLNPKIPKKLKALYIMGGNTESRGNTTTCGEFNFVADPEAAYIVLDRYTCPTYVATWEFSCRNSLPWSWCDELLAINTPKANFVKTISCLSNEKARSADYQKEVTEGKGFNSCDTYALAAAINDTLITKSEEVAVTVELEGTFTRGMMVLDYMGLLKKKHKVFIMKEVDQEKLKEMFMNSMK from the exons ATGAAGAAGAAGCTGATCCTCGATGTGGACACCGGGGTGGACGATGCTCACGCCATCATGATGGCCCTGGCCGCCCCCGACGTGGAGGTTTTGGGGATCACCTGCTGCCACGGCAACACCCCCCTGGACAACGTCCTCAAAAACACGCTGCGTGTCCTGCAGGCAGCAGGCAGGCTGGAT ATCCCAGTGTATGCCGGCTGTGAAAAGCCCCTGCTGGCCCGTAAACAGCACGCTGGAGATTACCACGGGAAGGACGGACTGGGGGACGTCCCGGACCCCAACGCCCCGGGGCTGGAGATGCTGCACAAGAAGAACGCCGTGAAGGCCATGATCAAGATGATCAACGAAAACCCCGGAGAG GTGACTCTGGTTGCCACGGCGCCCCTCACTAACCTGGCCGTCGCCGTGCAACTGAACCCCAAAATCCCTAAGAAACTGAAGGCGCTCTACATCATGGGAGGAAACACTGAAT ccAGAGGCAACACTACAACATGTGGAGAGTTTAACTTCGTGGCTGACCCCGAGGCGGCCTACATCGTGTTGGACCGCTACACCTGCCCCACCTACGTCGCCACCTGGGAGTTCAGCTGCAGGAACAGCCTGCCCTGG TCCTGGTGTGATGAGCTCCTGGCCATAAACACACCCAAAGCCAACTTTGTGAAGACTATCTCGTGCCTTTCCAACGAA AAAGCTCGGTCTGCAGACTACCAAAAGGAGGTCACGGAAGGAAAAGGCTTCAACTCCTGTGACACCTACGCTCTGGCCGCCGCCATCAATGATACTCTCATAACAAAGAGTGAAGAG GTTGCAGTGACAGTGGAGCTGGAGGGGACCTTCACCCGCGGCATGATGGTGCTGGACTACATGGGCCTGCTGAAGAAGAAGCACAAGGTCTTCATCATGAAGGAAGTCGACCAGGAGAAGTTAAAGGAGATGTTCATGAACTCAATGAAGTAG